A stretch of the Clostridium fungisolvens genome encodes the following:
- the arfA gene encoding arabinosylfuranosidase ArfA, translated as MKKVKYFVDKNYKISEVDPRMFASFIEHLGRAVYTGIYEPDHPTADEQGFRKDVMELIKELKVPMVRYPGGNFVSGYNWRDGIGPKADRPRRLDYAWRTTETNEVGIDEFVDWAKKANIEPMIAVNLGTGTPQDAGYFVEYCNHPGGTDLSELRKKNGHEEPHNFRLWCLGNEMDGPWQIGHLNADDYGKKALEAAKIMKWVDPTIELVACGSSNAEIPTFPEWDRTVLEYLYEQVDYISCHRYYENFGNTEDFLGSFADMEKFITTIVSTADYVKAKKRSNKTMYLSFDEWNVWYQKKIQLKDWEIAPPILEDIYSLLDALVFGGLMCSLLKHADRVKIACLAQLVNVIAPIFTKKGGPVIKQTTFYPFQQVSTYGRGEVLNVLLDAPTFKTNIHGDIPIVQSTATYNKEDSSITIFALNCDQIDDVELSAELRSFGELKVIEHVVLDGPDLNATNTFENPENVKPRNIDVPEVNEGSLEIVLPKLSWNMIRLSCQ; from the coding sequence ATGAAAAAAGTAAAATACTTTGTAGATAAAAATTATAAGATTTCGGAAGTCGATCCACGTATGTTTGCTTCTTTCATTGAACATCTAGGAAGAGCAGTTTATACAGGAATATATGAGCCGGATCATCCGACGGCTGATGAGCAAGGATTCAGAAAAGATGTTATGGAATTAATCAAGGAACTAAAGGTTCCTATGGTTAGATATCCAGGTGGGAATTTTGTCTCTGGATATAACTGGAGAGACGGAATAGGGCCTAAAGCAGATAGGCCTAGGAGGCTTGATTACGCATGGAGAACAACTGAAACAAACGAAGTTGGAATTGATGAGTTTGTAGATTGGGCCAAAAAAGCTAATATTGAGCCTATGATAGCTGTTAATTTAGGAACAGGCACTCCTCAGGATGCTGGATATTTTGTTGAATATTGTAATCATCCAGGTGGTACAGATTTAAGTGAACTTAGAAAGAAAAATGGACATGAAGAACCGCATAATTTTAGATTATGGTGTTTGGGAAATGAAATGGATGGACCATGGCAGATAGGCCATTTGAATGCAGATGACTATGGTAAAAAAGCTTTAGAAGCTGCTAAGATAATGAAATGGGTAGATCCTACAATTGAACTAGTTGCTTGCGGTAGCTCAAATGCTGAAATACCAACCTTTCCTGAATGGGACAGAACGGTTCTTGAGTATCTTTATGAACAAGTTGATTACATATCCTGTCATAGATATTATGAGAACTTTGGAAATACAGAAGATTTCTTAGGGTCTTTTGCCGATATGGAAAAGTTTATTACAACAATAGTAAGCACTGCAGATTATGTAAAGGCAAAGAAAAGAAGTAATAAAACTATGTATTTATCTTTTGATGAATGGAATGTTTGGTATCAAAAAAAGATACAACTAAAAGATTGGGAAATTGCACCTCCTATACTTGAAGATATATACTCCCTTTTAGATGCTTTGGTTTTCGGAGGGCTTATGTGCTCATTACTCAAGCATGCTGATAGAGTTAAAATAGCATGTTTAGCTCAATTGGTAAATGTAATAGCACCTATCTTCACAAAGAAAGGCGGACCGGTTATTAAACAAACGACTTTTTATCCTTTTCAACAGGTATCAACTTATGGAAGGGGAGAAGTTTTGAATGTGTTGCTCGATGCACCTACTTTTAAAACAAATATTCATGGGGATATACCAATAGTGCAATCAACAGCCACTTATAATAAAGAAGATAGCTCTATAACTATTTTTGCACTGAATTGTGACCAAATAGATGATGTTGAATTATCTGCTGAGCTTAGGTCGTTTGGAGAACTAAAGGTTATAGAACATGTTGTATTGGATGGTCCTGATCTTAATGCTACAAACACTTTTGAAAATCCTGAAAATGTTAAGCCGAGGAATATAGATGTTCCTGAAGTTAATGAAGGAAGTTTAGAGATTGTTCTTCCTAAATTATCATGGAATATGATAAGGCTTAGCTGTCAGTAA
- a CDS encoding carbohydrate ABC transporter permease: MLNTETIKKKPKYEMSGMKRRTQIANIIIFLILLAGSLVMIVPLLWMVSTSVKEKLQVFQLPPVWIPKPFVWGKYSEIWEKGPLLSGFINSLKVGVTVTVVGTFTSSLAAFSFAKLNFPHKNKIFLALLGTMMIPFPVVMIPQFVFFSKIGWVDSLLPLIVPGLFGNVTMIFFLRQYIQGIPNDIIDAAKIDGCSFFKIYYKIIFPLTGPALSAQIILWFMGIWNDFLAPAIYISTPEKMTIQTVIQSFNATYAIQTDYPLIMAASVVAMLPIIIVFIIFQKWIIESVAISGVKG; this comes from the coding sequence GTGCTAAATACTGAAACAATTAAAAAGAAACCAAAATACGAAATGTCAGGAATGAAAAGAAGAACTCAGATAGCTAATATAATTATATTTCTTATATTGTTAGCAGGATCATTAGTCATGATAGTACCATTGCTTTGGATGGTTTCTACTTCTGTAAAAGAGAAACTCCAAGTGTTCCAATTACCGCCTGTATGGATACCCAAACCTTTTGTTTGGGGTAAATACTCTGAAATATGGGAAAAAGGGCCGCTATTAAGTGGTTTCATAAACAGCTTAAAGGTTGGGGTAACTGTTACTGTAGTAGGTACTTTTACATCAAGTTTAGCAGCTTTCAGTTTTGCAAAACTTAATTTTCCACATAAGAATAAGATATTCTTAGCTTTACTTGGCACAATGATGATTCCTTTCCCTGTTGTAATGATTCCTCAATTCGTTTTCTTCTCAAAGATAGGTTGGGTAGATTCGTTATTACCACTTATAGTTCCAGGATTATTCGGTAACGTAACTATGATATTCTTCTTAAGACAGTATATACAAGGTATACCTAATGATATTATAGACGCGGCAAAAATAGATGGATGTTCCTTCTTTAAAATATATTATAAGATAATATTCCCTCTAACTGGTCCAGCTTTGTCTGCTCAGATAATACTGTGGTTCATGGGAATATGGAATGACTTCTTAGCACCAGCTATATATATAAGCACACCAGAGAAAATGACTATTCAAACTGTTATACAATCATTTAATGCAACATATGCGATACAAACTGATTATCCGTTAATAATGGCAGCATCTGTAGTTGCAATGCTTCCTATAATAATAGTGTTTATAATTTTCCAAAAGTGGATTATAGAGTCTGTAGCAATAAGTGGAGTAAAAGGTTAG
- a CDS encoding carbohydrate ABC transporter permease has product MAIKSDYYAKERKAGLLFVLAPVLGFFLFAFGPLMFSLYAGFTDWSSIGDIHFVGLQNFKDMFHDINFWRSLYNTVFMMIGIPIGLILALALALMMNRKIFGIKAFRVIYYIPVISSVAAVSILWRWVYNGDYGLLNQLLDGWFHIKGPNWLFNETTVKPAIMGMAIWKGLGGSMLLYLAGIQSISKDYYEAAQLDGATSFNIFRYITIPLLKPVTFYMVITGIIGGSQMFVEPNIMTDNGGPNYSAATIVYYLWDKAFKNYQMGYACAVAWLLAIFIFIVTLIQFRNNDTFFES; this is encoded by the coding sequence ATGGCTATAAAATCAGACTATTATGCTAAAGAGCGTAAAGCAGGTCTATTGTTTGTTCTCGCACCAGTTCTTGGTTTTTTTCTTTTTGCCTTTGGCCCGTTAATGTTTTCGCTTTATGCAGGATTCACTGATTGGAGCTCAATAGGTGACATACATTTTGTAGGTCTTCAAAACTTTAAAGATATGTTCCATGATATAAACTTTTGGAGATCACTTTATAATACAGTATTTATGATGATTGGTATTCCTATCGGACTTATTTTAGCATTAGCATTAGCACTAATGATGAATAGAAAAATATTTGGAATAAAAGCTTTTAGAGTTATTTACTATATACCAGTTATATCTTCTGTAGCAGCTGTATCAATACTATGGAGATGGGTATATAACGGAGACTACGGTCTACTAAATCAATTATTAGATGGTTGGTTCCATATAAAAGGGCCAAACTGGTTATTTAACGAAACTACTGTTAAGCCAGCCATTATGGGTATGGCTATATGGAAGGGTCTTGGAGGCTCCATGCTTTTATACCTAGCAGGTATACAAAGTATTTCAAAAGACTATTACGAAGCAGCTCAATTAGATGGAGCAACTTCTTTTAACATATTTAGATATATCACAATTCCGCTTTTAAAGCCAGTTACATTCTATATGGTTATAACAGGTATCATAGGTGGTTCACAAATGTTCGTTGAACCAAACATAATGACTGACAATGGTGGTCCAAACTATAGTGCAGCAACAATAGTTTACTATTTGTGGGACAAGGCTTTTAAAAATTACCAAATGGGATATGCCTGTGCTGTTGCATGGCTTCTAGCAATATTTATATTTATAGTTACACTAATTCAATTTAGAAATAATGATACATTCTTCGAAAGCTAA
- a CDS encoding ABC transporter substrate-binding protein, translated as MLKRSKKIMSILITAVVVASVFVGCGNKKDAASSDGKIELTWMCYGQPQETKVFDQVIKKFEAKYPNVKVKIVSTTADQYGQKIQASMASKKLPDVLYMNPGDVKAWVNSGNILDMTPYLKKAEEAKILDLSDIWPKGLAKYKYDGEKIGQGDQYALPKDIGPFGFGYNKDMFIKAGIPLPDKNKPYTWDEWIEVCKKLTKDTNGDGKMDQWGTGLNVNWTLQSFVWSNGADFLDESKTKVTVDDPKFAEALQFFADQTLKNKITPSAQEGQTLDTYQRWLKGQLAFFAVAPWDIAAFKDLPFKYDIIPYPASPATGKSATWLGSVGFAVGANTKHPQEAVNLATFLSTDKDANKMVSDMQIQVPNLMSMAKNEYVNNKDIQPENKQEFLNIIENTGRSMPAEYTYNAEWINKFFEGIQPVLDGKKTAAEYCKEVQPKMQELLDKAIEREKKEKKK; from the coding sequence ATGTTAAAAAGATCAAAAAAAATAATGTCAATTCTTATTACTGCAGTAGTAGTAGCGTCAGTATTTGTAGGTTGTGGAAATAAGAAAGATGCTGCTTCATCTGATGGAAAAATCGAACTTACTTGGATGTGTTATGGACAACCACAAGAAACTAAGGTTTTTGATCAAGTAATTAAAAAATTCGAAGCTAAGTATCCTAATGTAAAGGTTAAGATTGTTTCTACTACAGCTGACCAATACGGACAAAAAATACAAGCTTCTATGGCATCAAAAAAGTTACCTGATGTATTATATATGAATCCAGGAGATGTTAAAGCTTGGGTTAACTCAGGAAACATATTAGATATGACACCTTATCTTAAAAAAGCAGAAGAAGCTAAAATATTAGATTTATCTGATATATGGCCAAAAGGACTTGCGAAATATAAATATGATGGTGAAAAGATTGGACAAGGAGATCAATATGCTTTACCAAAGGATATAGGACCTTTTGGTTTTGGGTATAACAAAGATATGTTTATAAAAGCCGGAATTCCTCTTCCAGATAAAAATAAGCCATATACATGGGATGAATGGATTGAAGTTTGTAAGAAGCTTACTAAAGATACAAATGGTGATGGAAAAATGGATCAGTGGGGAACTGGTTTAAATGTTAACTGGACACTTCAAAGCTTTGTATGGAGTAACGGAGCAGACTTCTTAGATGAATCTAAGACAAAAGTAACTGTTGATGATCCAAAGTTTGCTGAAGCATTACAATTCTTCGCAGATCAAACTTTAAAGAATAAAATAACGCCTTCAGCACAAGAAGGTCAAACACTAGATACTTATCAAAGATGGTTAAAAGGACAATTAGCTTTCTTCGCTGTAGCTCCATGGGATATAGCAGCATTTAAAGATCTTCCTTTCAAATATGACATAATACCATATCCAGCAAGCCCTGCTACTGGAAAGTCAGCTACATGGTTAGGTTCAGTTGGTTTCGCAGTTGGTGCTAATACAAAACATCCACAAGAAGCTGTTAACTTAGCAACATTCTTATCAACAGATAAAGATGCAAATAAGATGGTTTCAGACATGCAAATCCAGGTTCCAAACTTAATGTCAATGGCAAAGAATGAATATGTAAATAATAAGGATATTCAACCAGAAAATAAGCAAGAATTCCTAAATATAATTGAAAACACAGGTAGATCTATGCCAGCAGAATATACTTATAATGCTGAATGGATCAACAAGTTCTTCGAAGGAATTCAACCAGTTTTAGATGGTAAAAAGACAGCTGCAGAATACTGTAAGGAAGTTCAGCCTAAGATGCAAGAACTTTTAGACAAAGCTATTGAAAGAGAAAAGAAAGAAAAGAAGAAATAA
- a CDS encoding cold-shock protein, translating into MTGTVKWFNAEKGYGFITGEDGKDVFAHFSQIQKDGYKTLEEGQKVNYEVAQGPKGPQAENITLA; encoded by the coding sequence ATGACTGGTACAGTTAAATGGTTTAACGCAGAAAAAGGATACGGATTTATAACAGGAGAAGATGGAAAAGACGTTTTCGCTCATTTCTCACAAATCCAAAAAGATGGTTACAAGACTCTTGAAGAAGGTCAAAAAGTTAACTACGAAGTAGCTCAAGGACCTAAGGGACCTCAAGCTGAAAATATCACTTTAGCTTAA
- a CDS encoding NADH-dependent flavin oxidoreductase, translated as MNSKYEKLFESRELSWGKTVKNPIVMSPMTTFAGQLNGNVSEAEILYYKRRAKNVGMVITATTYVTPSGKGFSGQFAAYSDEFLPSLKLLAETIKGEGALAILQIFHAGRMALPNEIPNGETLSASAVAPVRAGAITPREMTAMEIDNTIKAFGETTRRAILAGFDGVEIHGANTYLIQQFFSPHSNRRNDNWGGTIEKRMNFPLAVIAEVKKAVKAEGKSDFIVGYRFSPEELESPGITLDDTLTFVDVLSKQDLSYLHVSLNNFWQGSIRDSAITAPTILRIKDKIKGRVPLIGVGSIHTPDEALKALDSGIEFLALGRELIMEPEWSEKVKDDKVDDIRTSISKKDKNILDIPEVLWENIINAPGWFPITD; from the coding sequence TTGAACTCAAAGTATGAAAAGCTATTTGAATCGAGGGAACTTTCATGGGGAAAAACAGTTAAGAATCCAATTGTAATGTCTCCAATGACTACTTTTGCTGGTCAATTGAACGGTAATGTTTCCGAAGCAGAAATATTGTATTATAAAAGAAGAGCTAAAAATGTTGGTATGGTAATAACAGCGACAACATATGTTACTCCATCTGGTAAAGGGTTTTCAGGGCAATTTGCAGCTTATTCAGATGAATTCCTACCTAGTTTAAAGTTACTTGCAGAAACTATTAAAGGAGAAGGTGCTTTAGCAATACTTCAAATTTTTCATGCAGGAAGAATGGCGTTACCAAATGAAATCCCAAATGGGGAAACTCTAAGCGCAAGTGCCGTTGCGCCAGTTAGAGCTGGGGCTATTACACCAAGAGAAATGACAGCCATGGAGATAGATAACACCATAAAAGCTTTTGGTGAGACTACAAGAAGGGCTATTTTAGCCGGATTTGATGGTGTTGAAATACATGGAGCTAACACCTACCTAATTCAGCAATTTTTCTCACCTCACTCAAATAGAAGAAATGATAATTGGGGAGGAACTATTGAAAAAAGAATGAATTTTCCTTTAGCTGTAATTGCAGAAGTGAAAAAAGCAGTAAAAGCCGAAGGAAAAAGTGATTTCATTGTTGGGTATCGCTTTTCCCCTGAAGAGTTAGAAAGTCCTGGGATAACTTTAGATGACACTTTGACATTTGTAGATGTACTATCAAAACAAGACTTAAGCTATTTACATGTATCATTAAATAACTTTTGGCAAGGTTCGATTAGAGATAGCGCAATAACAGCGCCAACTATATTGAGGATTAAAGATAAGATTAAAGGAAGAGTGCCACTTATAGGAGTGGGATCTATCCATACTCCTGATGAAGCACTAAAGGCGCTAGACAGCGGAATAGAATTCTTAGCATTAGGAAGAGAGTTAATAATGGAGCCTGAGTGGTCGGAAAAGGTTAAAGATGATAAAGTTGATGATATACGCACTTCTATAAGTAAAAAAGATAAAAATATATTGGATATACCTGAAGTTCTTTGGGAAAATATTATAAATGCTCCTGGATGGTTTCCTATAACAGACTGA
- a CDS encoding DinB family protein — protein sequence MFDKKSQWNENQATLRSFLLDNSKFETAIKLCLDQHSMVHLSEMSSITTNSFEDDLWESLDETCLRTATNEKGRTILYGLWHSARIEDITMNILVAGDEQVINTENWLRRTCSPICTTGNELNTIEILEFSKNLEINELCNYRIAVGRKSQQIIRNLKFTDLKRKFSKESLSRIIEQKAVSNLPEASWLIDFWSKKTVSGILLMPVTRHHIVHINECFKAKNKYLKGIKKPLL from the coding sequence ATGTTTGATAAAAAATCTCAATGGAATGAAAACCAAGCCACATTAAGATCATTTCTATTGGATAACAGCAAATTTGAAACGGCAATTAAATTATGCCTAGATCAGCACTCCATGGTACATCTTTCAGAAATGTCATCTATAACAACGAATAGTTTTGAGGATGATTTATGGGAAAGCTTAGATGAAACTTGTTTGAGAACCGCTACTAACGAGAAAGGTAGAACTATTTTATATGGTTTGTGGCATTCTGCAAGAATTGAGGATATAACAATGAATATTCTTGTAGCTGGTGATGAACAGGTAATTAATACTGAAAATTGGCTTAGAAGGACGTGCTCTCCAATTTGTACTACTGGGAATGAACTTAACACAATAGAAATTTTGGAATTCAGCAAAAACTTAGAGATAAATGAACTCTGCAACTATAGGATAGCTGTAGGAAGAAAATCTCAGCAAATTATTAGAAATCTTAAATTTACAGATTTAAAAAGAAAGTTTTCTAAAGAATCACTAAGTAGAATTATTGAACAAAAAGCTGTATCCAATCTTCCTGAGGCAAGTTGGCTTATTGACTTTTGGAGTAAAAAAACTGTTTCAGGTATCCTGCTTATGCCCGTTACACGACATCATATAGTTCATATAAACGAATGCTTTAAAGCAAAAAATAAATACCTAAAAGGTATAAAAAAGCCATTACTTTGA
- a CDS encoding methyl-accepting chemotaxis protein codes for MLKISENEVLEAFNRILPYLMVLFDDEASFAITDEDKYLLIENCSNLHIRGKVGDIIPNGGAIHKAISSGRTVIMDVPKEVYGVPFKSYAIPIKNDNNKVIGSIVVGKSLEKRNKVLSTSEAVAASLEQISASIQSLTEGVQKVVNSNSEILSEVKVAKESTKGTDEILRFVENVSHQTNLLGINAAIEAARAGDLGKGFGVVAQEIRKLSASSSESIKKINGVLTKIEGSVGKISTKVSDTSTIFESQAAAFEEISASIQELSANASVLDQLARKL; via the coding sequence ATGTTGAAAATATCAGAAAATGAAGTGCTAGAAGCATTTAACAGGATACTACCATATTTAATGGTTTTATTTGATGATGAAGCATCTTTTGCTATTACCGATGAAGATAAATATTTGTTAATTGAAAACTGCAGTAATTTACATATTAGAGGAAAAGTAGGCGACATAATTCCTAACGGTGGAGCAATACATAAAGCAATTAGTTCCGGGAGAACTGTTATAATGGATGTTCCGAAGGAAGTATATGGAGTACCTTTTAAATCATATGCAATTCCTATAAAGAATGATAATAATAAAGTAATTGGTTCAATTGTGGTTGGTAAATCTTTAGAAAAAAGAAATAAAGTTCTTTCAACCTCAGAGGCGGTAGCGGCTTCACTTGAACAGATTTCTGCATCTATTCAAAGTTTAACAGAAGGAGTGCAGAAAGTTGTTAATTCTAATAGTGAAATTTTAAGTGAGGTAAAGGTTGCAAAAGAAAGTACAAAAGGGACAGATGAAATTTTAAGATTTGTAGAAAATGTTTCTCACCAAACTAATTTATTAGGTATAAATGCGGCCATTGAAGCTGCAAGAGCTGGAGATCTAGGTAAGGGATTTGGAGTAGTAGCACAAGAGATTAGAAAATTATCAGCTTCAAGCAGCGAGTCAATAAAAAAGATAAATGGTGTGCTTACTAAGATTGAAGGATCAGTTGGAAAGATTTCGACTAAAGTCAGTGACACGAGCACTATCTTTGAGTCACAGGCAGCAGCTTTTGAAGAAATATCAGCTTCAATTCAAGAATTAAGTGCTAACGCGAGTGTTTTAGATCAATTAGCTAGAAAGCTTTAA
- a CDS encoding YkvA family protein — MIRKLSRGLGTSIRKFTGKGKKLKKEIGALYLAYKRKDIPIYTKIIIMVVVAYALSPIDLIPDFIPVLGFLDDLIILPLGIALAVRLIPKNVMDECRVDAERQYDKIKKKSYLFAVVIVLLWVFLITYIILKIKSYFS, encoded by the coding sequence ATGATTAGAAAACTTTCAAGGGGATTAGGAACTTCTATAAGAAAATTTACTGGTAAAGGTAAGAAGCTAAAAAAAGAAATTGGTGCCTTATACTTGGCTTATAAAAGAAAAGATATTCCAATATATACGAAAATAATTATTATGGTTGTAGTTGCATATGCATTAAGTCCGATAGATCTTATACCGGATTTTATTCCTGTTTTAGGTTTTCTTGATGATCTGATAATTCTTCCTTTAGGAATAGCTTTAGCTGTTAGACTTATACCAAAGAACGTTATGGACGAGTGTCGAGTAGATGCTGAAAGACAGTATGATAAGATAAAGAAGAAAAGTTATTTATTTGCTGTTGTAATAGTACTTCTTTGGGTCTTTCTTATTACATATATAATTTTAAAGATTAAGAGTTACTTTTCTTAA
- a CDS encoding VTT domain-containing protein → MHFIMNLFDSYSYVILFISLTLELIAFPLPGEIMMTYCGFLIYESKLNLTLSVLSATLGVILGITISYLIGNKFGIEFINKYFSYFHIDKKNLEKPSNWFNSYGNNLLLFSYFIPGVRHITGYFSGITKISYKKFAINAYTGALIWTITFISLGIFLGPNWQKLDSYMSKYMSYIFLILLMIIGSIYSYKNHGFKLAKFSYKILNNTFIYIYSFARNRNVMSILTLALIGIFALIVGIIQDYITSDLNQFNLVATYYIKDIFSNSLSKFITIFTLLTSDTFIIILIFIVAMLILKKSSTPGLELQFLFTTIIGGEILCISLNTIFKRLNPISNYYSNIDYTFPSHEGLISIVAYGFSTFVILKYIKKYLSAAILITLTLLICLLCGISPILSNIENPSSIYNGYVFGLVWLTINLVLLDIYTIINNNPKLSNS, encoded by the coding sequence GTGCATTTTATAATGAATCTCTTCGATAGTTATAGTTACGTCATTTTATTTATAAGTTTGACCTTAGAGCTTATTGCGTTTCCTCTTCCAGGAGAAATAATGATGACTTACTGTGGTTTTCTAATATATGAATCTAAACTTAATCTCACACTAAGTGTTTTATCAGCAACCTTAGGTGTAATACTAGGTATAACTATATCCTATCTAATAGGAAATAAATTCGGCATTGAGTTTATTAATAAATATTTTTCATACTTTCATATTGATAAAAAGAACTTAGAGAAACCATCAAATTGGTTCAATTCCTATGGAAATAACTTATTGCTCTTCTCATATTTCATTCCAGGGGTTAGGCATATTACAGGATATTTTTCTGGCATAACTAAAATATCCTATAAAAAGTTTGCTATAAATGCATATACTGGTGCATTAATTTGGACTATTACCTTTATATCATTAGGTATATTTTTAGGTCCAAATTGGCAAAAACTTGATAGCTACATGTCAAAATATATGTCCTACATTTTTCTTATATTGCTTATGATTATTGGAAGTATATATTCATATAAAAATCATGGATTTAAACTGGCAAAATTTAGTTATAAAATACTTAACAATACATTTATATATATATATTCCTTCGCCAGAAATCGTAATGTTATGAGTATATTAACTCTCGCACTAATAGGAATTTTTGCACTGATAGTAGGAATAATTCAAGACTATATAACCTCTGATTTAAATCAATTTAATTTAGTAGCAACATATTATATCAAGGATATTTTTTCAAATAGTTTATCAAAGTTTATTACTATTTTTACATTATTAACTTCAGATACATTTATAATTATTTTAATATTTATTGTGGCTATGTTAATACTTAAAAAAAGTTCTACTCCAGGGCTTGAACTTCAATTTCTATTTACTACTATAATTGGAGGAGAAATATTATGTATATCCTTGAATACCATATTTAAGCGGTTGAACCCAATATCAAACTACTATAGTAATATAGACTACACCTTCCCTAGTCATGAAGGTTTAATTTCAATTGTTGCATATGGTTTTTCAACCTTTGTAATATTAAAATACATAAAAAAATATTTATCAGCTGCAATTTTAATCACGCTAACCTTATTAATATGTTTATTATGTGGAATTTCGCCTATTTTATCTAATATAGAAAATCCAAGTTCAATTTATAATGGATATGTTTTCGGATTAGTATGGCTTACAATAAATCTAGTCTTACTGGATATATATACAATTATAAATAACAATCCTAAGTTATCTAACTCGTAA
- a CDS encoding DUF6062 family protein, whose amino-acid sequence MKKLKIEEIKIYETFENKLAECPFCVIEEKYEKQLIHSILGERIMDIDFYPKIGNEHKFCENHIEKLNRGSDKLGLAIMLDKIINEEKKKLHKNKSLQKNHNSVVKKLLSLSKNPSRTLNGKANYECFICSKLDENNNDNIKVTIELWKKDMDFRRLYKDSRGFCSNHYINMINELEESTEMKGLDDMYEVTNEIYLKNLERLQEELQWFIKKFDYLNADKPWGTSKDSIQRALQKILGNY is encoded by the coding sequence ATGAAAAAATTAAAGATTGAAGAGATAAAAATTTATGAGACTTTCGAAAATAAATTGGCTGAATGCCCGTTTTGTGTTATTGAAGAAAAATATGAGAAACAGCTTATACATTCTATTTTAGGTGAAAGAATAATGGATATTGATTTTTATCCTAAAATAGGAAATGAGCATAAGTTTTGTGAAAATCATATTGAAAAATTAAATAGAGGTAGTGATAAATTAGGCTTAGCAATAATGTTAGATAAAATAATAAATGAGGAAAAGAAAAAATTGCATAAAAATAAAAGCCTACAAAAAAACCATAATTCAGTAGTTAAGAAACTATTGTCTTTATCAAAAAATCCTAGTAGAACTTTAAATGGAAAAGCAAACTATGAATGTTTTATATGTAGTAAACTTGATGAAAACAACAATGATAATATTAAGGTAACCATTGAACTTTGGAAAAAGGACATGGATTTCAGAAGGCTTTATAAAGATTCTAGGGGGTTTTGCAGTAACCATTATATAAATATGATTAATGAGTTAGAGGAATCAACCGAAATGAAAGGCTTAGATGACATGTATGAAGTTACCAATGAGATATATTTGAAAAATTTAGAAAGACTTCAAGAAGAACTTCAATGGTTTATTAAAAAATTTGATTATCTAAATGCTGATAAACCATGGGGAACCTCTAAGGATTCTATACAAAGAGCTCTTCAAAAAATTTTGGGAAATTATTAA